A stretch of the Eulemur rufifrons isolate Redbay chromosome 20, OSU_ERuf_1, whole genome shotgun sequence genome encodes the following:
- the MCTS2 gene encoding malignant T-cell-amplified sequence 2 codes for MFKKFDEKENVSNCIQLKTSIIKGIKNQLIEQFPGIEPWLNQIMPKKDPVKIVRCHEHTEILTVNGELLFFRQRKGPFYPTLRLLHKYPFILPHQQVDKGAIKFVLSGANIMCPGLTSPGAKLYPAEVDTIVAVMAEGKQHALCVGVMKMSAEDIEKVNKGIGIENIHYLNDGLWHMKTYK; via the coding sequence ATGTTCAAGAAATTCgatgaaaaggaaaatgtgtccAACTGCATCCAGTTGAAGACTTCAATTATTAAGGGTATTAAGAACCAACTGATAGAGCAATTTCCAGGTATTGAACCATGGCTTAATCAAATCATGCCTAAGAAAGATCCTGTCAAAATAGTCCGATGCCACGAGCATACGGAAATACTTACAGTAAATGGAGAATTACTATTTTTTAGACAAAGAAAAGGGCCTTTTTATCCAACTCTAAGGTTACTTCATAAGTATCCTTTTATCCTGCCACACCAGCAGGTTGATAAAGGAGCCATCAAATTTGTACTCAGTGGAGCAAATATCATGTGTCCAGGTTTAACTTCTCCTGGAGCTAAGCTTTACCCTGCTGAGGTCGATACGATTGTTGCAGTCATGGCAGAAGGAAAACAGCATGCTCTGTGTGTTGGGGTCATGAAGATGTCCGCAGAAGATATTGAGAAAGTCAACAAAGGAATTGGCATTGAAAATATCCATTACTTAAATGATGGGCTGTGGCACATGAAGACCTACAAATAA